One stretch of Natronobacterium gregoryi SP2 DNA includes these proteins:
- a CDS encoding DUF5789 family protein, whose product MSEDEDDEPAVTLGEATPVEGVPLARVSSRLTWPKEKSELERLEGDSVLRTPDGPHELSTVLEDVDETYFQRRQEFEDHVRDVVGTGPVPTADD is encoded by the coding sequence ATGAGCGAGGACGAGGACGACGAACCAGCCGTGACCCTCGGCGAGGCAACTCCGGTCGAAGGCGTACCGCTTGCCCGCGTCAGCTCTCGACTGACCTGGCCCAAAGAAAAAAGCGAACTCGAGCGTCTCGAGGGCGACAGCGTCCTCCGGACGCCCGACGGCCCTCACGAGCTGTCGACCGTTCTCGAGGACGTCGACGAGACGTACTTCCAGCGTCGTCAGGAGTTCGAGGACCACGTCCGCGACGTCGTTGGGACTGGACCGGTTCCGACCGCAGACGACTAA